TGCAACACACTGAGCTGGAACATCATGGGGCTCAACAACCCCGCAAGAAGAACAGTTGTTGTAGATTTCGTCAGGAACCATAACTGTAGACTAGTCTGCCTCCAGGAGACTAAATTGGATTCGATAAACAATGCCATCATTGCTGAAACATTGGGATCAAGATTCATTGACAATTTCTCTTACCTTCCTGCTGTTGGTACACGAGGTGGAATCCTTATTGCTGGATCCTCTTATCACCTGAAGATCACACCTCTGGCTAATCTCACGGGTCTCTACTCTCTCACCGTAATGGTCACTGATCTGGACAGCAACTCCTCTTGGACAGTAACCGGTGTATATGGCCCTCAGTCTGACGAAGATAAGCACAATTTTTTGCTGGAGATGCGCCAGCTGCAGACTGTAACTTCACCCGAATGGCTCATTCTCGGTGATTTCAACCTAATCAGCCGAGCTGACGAAAAGAGCAATTCTAACATCAATCTTCGGATGATAAGGAGTTTCAGGGCTGTTATTGATGATCTGGGCCTCAAGGAGCTCCCACTCACTGGGCACCGTTTCACTTGGTCCAATGAAAGATTAAACTGCACTCTGACGAAGATCGACAAGGCCCTCTTTTCTGCTgagtgggaagcaaaattccctgACTTTCAAATGATCGCGAGGTCTTCAGAAATCTCTGATCACTGCCCCCTCATTCTCAAGAAGATTTCCAATAAGAGGTTCACTGGATTTAGGTTCGAAGCTTGGTGGCCTATGACTGATGGATTCGCTGACATTGTCTCCCAATCTTGGAACAAACCTCTCTCATGCTCTGATCATATCCGTCGCCTTCACATCAAGTTGTCCAGAGCTGCCAAAGCGCTCAAAAAATGGAGCAAAGAGATCATCAAAGAAAGAAAGTTGGCCGCAGCGATTGCATCTGAAGTAATCTTTCAACTTGATGTTGCCCAAGAATCTCGCTCGCTGTCGGCTCAAGAAATCAGCTTTCGTGCTTTCCTCAAGTCCAGAATGCTTGCCTTGGCTGCGATTGAGAAGATTAAATGGCGACAAAGATCACGCCTCACTTGGATCAAGATTGGAGATGCAAATACTAGGCTGTTTCACATTAGAGCTAACGGACGCAGGAGGAAAAACCATATCCCTTTTTTGCACACGGCAAACAGAGTAGCCACTGAGCAGCCTAACAAAGCTTCGGTACTGTTGGATCACTTCAAATCATTGCTTGGGCAACGGGTGCCGCCCAATAAGTGCATGAACTGGGAGTACATCAACATGCCAACTGCTGACCTAAATCATCTGGACCAGCCGTTCTCCCTGGAGGAACTTCAAGATGCTATCTCTGCCATTGCCGCTGAAAAGGCCCCGGGGCCGGACGGGTTCATCGGACTATTCTTCAAAAAGTGCTGGCACACAATAAAGGCTGACCTCCTCAATGCCCTCAACCAGATGTCCGCCCTTGATGGAAAGCAATGGAGCCTCTTAAATTCGGCTTTCATCGTGCTTATCCCTAAGAAAGACAATACCCTCAGGCCACATGACTTCAGGCCCATTAGTTTGACTCACAGTGTTGCCAAGATTCTCGGAAAACTCCTTGCTAGCAGAGTGGCTCCCCAACTGCAGCACATCATCTCAGTAAGCCAAAGCGCTTTCCTAAAGGGCAGAAGTATTCAGGATAATTTCCTCTATGTCCAGAATCTCATCCAGTGCCTACACCGTGACAAGAAGCCCACCATGTTCTTGAAACTTGATATTGCAAAAGCTTTTGATTCTGTCAAGTGGGATTACCTGTTGGATGTTATGAAACAAGTGGGATTTAGTCAGAGATTCAGAGACCTAATTGCAATTTCCCTCGCCTCAACCTCCTCGCGTATCATTCTTAATGGGGAGCCAGGTTTTCCTTTCTTTCATCGATGTGGATTGAGGCAGGGCGACCCTctgtcacctcttctcttcctgctTGCCATCGACCCACTTCAGAGAATTTTGGAGAAGGCCACCGAGGAGCACATTCTTAGTCCCATCAGCCACCGATCGGCCTCTGTGAGGATCAGCCTGTACGCAGATGATGCCGCACTCTTCTTAAACCCAAGCAAAACGGAGGTGGCTGCCCTCCAAGAAATTTTGGCTACTTTTGGCAATGTTTCAGGGCTCTGCACCAACTTCAACAAATCTGCTGCATACCCAATTGCTTGTGAGGAAGAGGTCGTTGAGGAAGTTCTTTCAGATTTTGAGGGGGACATCAGCTCTTTTCCTTGCAAGTACCTCAGGCTCCCACTGAGCCTTAGGAAACCAAGAAGAATTGACTTCCAAATCCTAATTGACAAGATCGCTGCTAAGCTTGCAGGTTGGAAAGGAAAGCTGATGAATAAAATGGGCCGGCTGACTCTTATAAACTCGGTGTTAACTTCTATCACAACCTACTACCTGACGATGTTCGCCCCCTCAAAGTGGATCACCAAGAGGATCGACAAGCTAAGAAGGAATTTTCTGTGGAAGGGAGAAGAGGAAGCAAGTGGTGGGCACTGTGCGGTGAACTGGAACCAAGTGTGCTCCCCAAAGAAATTTGGTGGCCTTGGAATTAAAAACCTTGCCCTCTATAGTAGATCTCTCAGATTGAGGTGGGCCTGGTACACATGGAAGTCACCCTCTCGGCCATGGGTTGGAACCCAACTCCCCTGCTCCAAGACTGATTTGCAGCTCTTCAACGCCTCTACAACCATCAGACTTGGTGACGGAAAATGTGCTCTGTTCTGGAAAAATGCGTGGTTGAACGGAGCGGCACCAAAAGACATTGCACCCAACCTTTTCTCTCTGGCCAGACGGAAGAATGACACTGTCAAGAATGCACTTCACCAGGGCCGCTGGATGAAGGGCATCGAGAGGCTCTCCACTACTGCTGATTTGCTAAGCTTCATTGACCTATGGCATCAGATCAACCAAATCACTCTCTCTGACCAGCCAGATGAGATTGACTGGAGATGGACTAGCAACAACAACTACACCGCTGCCTCGGCCTACAATGCCCAGTTCACGGGATCCATCATGAAGCCCCAGCTTAATGCAATCTGGAATACAAAGGTGGAGGGGAAAGTTAAATTCTTTGCTTGGCTCCTGGTTCTGAATCGCCTGCCCACGGCTGACAGACTCCGTGCGAGAGGATGTGATCATAATGACACATGCTCCCTTTGCGACCAAACTATTGAATCGGCATCCCACCTAGTCTGCCATTGCCCCTTCACCAAGGAAGTTTGGCACAAATTGGCTGTCCTGCAACCTGATGTCCAACTGCCACCCACACAACCTTTCAGATCATCGGCGGCCTGGTGGAAAAGTTTTCTCCATGGCCAGCGAGCACATGCTGCAACTGCGCTCTACTTTGCTTGGAATGTTTGGAATGAGCGAAACCGTAGAATCTTCCAAAACCAGTCGGCTACTGCTGACATGGTAGCTTGTTTGGTGCGTTCGGACCTGGCTTCGTTAGTTCAGGCCTCAGCCAGGCCTGTGTAATTAGCTTTACTGTCTTCTGACTGTTAGCCCTTACGCCTTGTGTGCGTGATTTCTCTCATGTATATTCCTAATCTTTAATGCAAAGGCAGAGCACCTGCCGTTAgccctcaaaaaaaaaagaaatattATTATGTGGTTTCATGTTGAAGAAATACAATGATTTTACTGCATTGAAGTAGAAATATTATTTGCACCATGACGATTCGTCACTGCAAGTAGTTGTATGTTTCATTTGCACCTTTTCATGGGGAAGAAAAACAAACAAGAGACCCTCCTTGGCATGCTTCCGGTGGAAGTGTGGAGATGCTCTGCTTCAGAACCTTATTATAACATGAATTATTCAATGTTAAGCATTGTTTTAAATCAATTTATTGGGCTAGGACATAAAAAGGAATTGATTTTTTTTTACCCGTTGCTAGTAAAAGATTTAAAGATAACAATGTGGTGCGCGTGTGACCGGGGGCCACAAAAGGTCCTGCCTGCCCTAGCTGCATCCACCCCGTTTACCCTCATCAGAGAAAGTAACGTATGGAGTATAGTATATAAAAGCAAGGTAGCTAGTCATCAGTTACTGAATGCCCTCCACTCATTACGGACAAGCAAAACCGAGGCTTTGGTACCGAGTGTGACACCGGCAGCGGAGATGGACAACGCCACCTTGggctccggcgccggcgaggggATTAGGGTCCTCGTTGTGGACGAAGACCCCATCCACCTCGAGACCATGACCCAAACACTCAGCCGCTGCGGCTACCAAGGTACGTCGTCCGCTCTGTCCTCGCTGCAGTTTCATCTTTCTGCTCTTGCAAGCAATATCTATACCGGCGACCTCACATTGTTGGGGCGTGCAGTGACTACGAAAGCCTCGCCCGCCGAAGCACTGCGAGAGGTACAGGAGAACCCAGACGGGATTGACCTCGTCTTGACGGTGGCGCACACCAGGGATGGAATCGATGGCTTCACCCTCCTCCAGCAGGCCAGGGATCATTACCCTGTCATCTGTAAGTCCTCCACACATGTATTCACCGGATGACATGATACATCTGTACGTACTGGCTAGTGATAGATCGATCAATCCATGGACAGAGGGAGTTTAGAGTCTAGAGCCAACGGGGCATGTATTACGACTCGGCTCTGATCGTAGTTCCAGCTGTAGTCGTTTTGTTTTTCTGCCAGCAGTAAAGTAAAGGCTGCACTGCAGTTACCAGGTTGATTGGCGAGCCTCTGGGTTTTTTGTTGTTTGCCATCCATGCAAGCCGGATGATAGCTGATGAGTCAAGCCTTGCTGCACACCACTAAACTAGATGTCCCAAAAGACAAAGAAGCAGGAAAGATGATAGCTATCGACTTGATGGATGATGATGACGTTTTTGCCATTGTAATTCTGCAGAAGTCATCCGTAGATGTAGGATTGCTCCCAGCAGTTACTACTTTTTTTAAGCGAGGGAGAAGTTACTAATGTACTTAATGTGCAATGCTAGACCTACATAATATATTTTGCGTGTTTAACGGGCAGACATATGTGAAGATTAGGATTGGGCCTAAGGGGAGGAAGCCATGATAGTTCTGCACGTAACATACGGAATAGATCAATCAATCCATGGACAGAGGGAGTTTAGAGTCTAGAACCAACGAGGCATGTACTCAGTATTAGTGGAGTTCTTGAAGGCGTCGTGATTCGTACGAGTCGGCTCCGACGTAGTTCCAGCAGTAACAGCTGTAGTCATTTTGTTTTCTTGCCAGCAGTAATGGCTGCACTTCAGTTACCAGGTTCTCGTTGGCGAGCATCCGGGTTTTTTGTTCCGTGCCTCTTCCTGTTGCCATCCATGCAAGCAGGATGAGTGTTGTGGTAATTTTCACTTTTCCATCTCTGATAGCAGATGAGTGCTGTTGTCCCATGCTCCCATCACGTACGTGCACGCTCGCGAGTCAAGCCTTGCCGCACACGACTAAACTAGATGTCCCAAAAGACAAAGATCCAGGAAAGATGATAGCTATCGACTTGATGATTACGTGTTTGCCCTTGATGATGATCATATTGGGCGCGAAAATCCGAATCCTACGGAAGTTTTGCGTACGGACTAACCTCCCCTTAATTTCAGAGAGGTCCCCTCCCTCTCTAATGATGTATAATTAATACTTGACACAGCCTGTAAAATAATTCTGCAGCATCATTTGTAGATGTAGGATTGCTCCCAGAAATTACTACTCCCTTAAGCCCAAACACCCCCTTAATCTTCCACAGATTTCTGCCCGTTAAACATGCAAAATATATTATGTACATCTAGCATTGCTCATTAAGTACAATAGTAACTTCTCCCTCGCTAAAATTGGTGAGAAGGATTACGTAAAACATTTTGTAAGTTTACCTAGGTGTGGGATTGTTGGTACTTAATATACGGGTACAATGAAAGCGCTGGTCACACACATATTCATCAATCTAGCATGTTTGTACATACGTACTAATAGACTTGCATTCGTTGTACAGTGTTCTCTGGCGACGCGACCGCAGAGACGGTGAGGAGGGGGTTCATTGAAGGTGCATGTGACTTCCTGACCAAGCCCCTGCATGATGATGTTATGCGCAACATCTGTCATCATGTCAACCCGCGGAGGCTCAACACCACCCCTACCGCTGTCCCCATGAACACCGATTCTCACAGCAACCACATTGTCCATCGGGATGACAAATCAGGGAAAAGACCAATAGAAATGGACGACTCCAATGAGGGGGGCTCTGAGGGCAGGATCACCAATGGGATCAAGTTCCACTGGACTGCACATAAGCATGCACTATTCCACAGAGCCACCAACCGACTCAATGAAACAAAAGGTATGTGACTTTAATTAAAATGTATTGTTCAAATACCTCCATGTTGGCATATATATGGTAATCGTGTCATCCATAATTTATTTCTACTTGTTCTACCCGCATACACATTTACTACATGCGAGCATGCATATTGATGTTAGCGAGTTCACCCTGGATTACGAGTATATGAAAAGTCCAAGTTATGACTCTCAACCTACCACTCGGTTTAGGATTCAACCCTCAACTCCAATGCCCCCGCCTACCGTATGGTGATGGAGTacctactctctctctctctctctctctctctctctctctctctccctctctctctctccctctctctctctctctctctctctctctcattgtCCTTCTAATCCTCTTCTGCGTAGACCTCCGTCCTGTTCTCTGCTCTGCtgacatcctcctcctctccttcATCCTTGGATCTGGACAATATACATGGCCATTGCTTGTTCCCTTGTTGGATCTGTATTTCATTCAATGGTGGAACCAAACGTTCATTCTTCCCCAGTTTTATCCACCCACTCCAGTTGCCCACGCAAACCAAAGAGAGAGTCAATGGTGAACCCAGTCAGGTTGTCGACAACATAGGCGGCGGGTCCTGGTAATCGTGGCGGAGATGTCCTTGTTATTTGTGATATAGGCAGGGCAAGCAAGCACATGATGGCCCTGCTGATAATATAGGGCGGCAATGTCCCCTGCATCAAACTGATCGTGTTCTTGTTGGTGAACACATGTGTTCTTCCCCTTGGTGGGGAAGAACATGAGCATTTGTGGCATCGTTGACGCGATGCCCGACATCTTCACCTCGGATTCGTGTAGATCTTCGTGCACCTACTATTGTTGGGTGTGTTCCACATGTAAATAGTTGCCAAACGCTAAGTCAGTGCTCAACCCAATCAAAACAAGTGACCACCGAACAGGGAGATGATTCGTCAAACAATTGGCAAGCAAAGGGTGTGCATGAACCGGTTTTGGAGTTGAGTGTTGAATCCTAAATTGAGT
The sequence above is a segment of the Aegilops tauschii subsp. strangulata cultivar AL8/78 chromosome 6, Aet v6.0, whole genome shotgun sequence genome. Coding sequences within it:
- the LOC141025662 gene encoding two-component response regulator ORR23-like, which encodes MDNATLGSGAGEGIRVLVVDEDPIHLETMTQTLSRCGYQGTSSALSSLQFHLSALASNIYTGDLTLLGRAVTTKASPAEALREVQENPDGIDLVLTVAHTRDGIDGFTLLQQARDHYPVILFSGDATAETVRRGFIEGACDFLTKPLHDDVMRNICHHVNPRRLNTTPTAVPMNTDSHSNHIVHRDDKSGKRPIEMDDSNEGGSEGRITNGIKFHWTAHKHALFHRATNRLNETKGM